One segment of Halomonas sp. TD01 DNA contains the following:
- a CDS encoding GntR family transcriptional regulator — MTSLATLSRSTADSPNDQVSPEVRTLAERVFHQLQDAIVRGELAPGSKITEPGLSKTYGISRGPLREAMRRLEAHRLIERVPHVGARVVKLSMKELLELFDVREALESMAARLAAEHMSAEEIKGLREVLALHEGQADLKRGEAYYQREGDLDFHYRIVQGSHNKMLMNLLCDDLYYLVRLYRTQFSASGKRPQLAFVEHHRIVDAIEAGDAELAELLMRRHVSASRANVADRYAAVLEQQTTSSAD, encoded by the coding sequence ATGACCTCACTTGCTACTCTTTCTCGTTCTACAGCTGATTCGCCCAATGATCAGGTCTCTCCAGAAGTCCGAACGCTGGCTGAGCGGGTCTTTCATCAGCTTCAAGACGCTATTGTACGTGGAGAGCTGGCGCCGGGCAGCAAAATTACCGAGCCGGGACTTTCTAAAACGTACGGTATTTCTCGCGGACCGTTGCGCGAAGCCATGCGGCGTTTAGAGGCGCACCGCCTAATTGAACGTGTTCCCCACGTTGGCGCTCGAGTCGTCAAGCTCTCTATGAAAGAGCTGCTTGAGCTTTTTGATGTGCGCGAAGCGCTTGAGAGCATGGCAGCACGCTTGGCTGCCGAACATATGTCTGCCGAAGAGATCAAGGGGCTGCGAGAGGTGCTTGCGCTCCATGAAGGGCAGGCAGACCTCAAACGTGGCGAAGCTTACTACCAGCGCGAAGGCGATCTCGACTTCCATTATCGGATTGTTCAAGGCAGCCACAACAAAATGCTGATGAACCTGCTTTGCGATGATCTCTACTACTTAGTACGTCTTTACCGTACCCAGTTCAGCGCCAGCGGTAAGCGGCCACAACTCGCCTTTGTCGAGCATCATCGCATTGTGGATGCCATTGAAGCCGGTGATGCCGAGCTTGCTGAGTTGCTGATGCGACGCCACGTCAGTGCTTCCCGTGCAAACGTCGCCGACCGCTACGCCGCTGTTCTTGAACAGCAAACAACGTCATCAGCGGATTAG
- the prpB gene encoding methylisocitrate lyase has product MSTSSTLTPGARFRAALETNRPLPILGTINAYTAMMAERVGHQAIYLSGGGVANASFGLPDLGMTSMNDVVEDAHRICGATDLPLLVDIDTGWGGAFNISRTVKEMQRAGVAAVHLEDQVAQKRCGHRPNKAIVSQQEMVDRIKAAADAKLDPDFYLIARTDAFQKEGLDAAIERANACVEAGADAIFAEAVHTLDDYRAFCSRVNAPILANITEFGATPLFSQQELGEVGCRMVLYPLSAFRAMNAAALKVYQSILDNGHQKEVVDTMQTRDELYDFLNYHDFEQKLDALFAEQKDAE; this is encoded by the coding sequence ATGTCCACTTCATCTACTCTCACGCCAGGTGCTCGCTTTCGTGCTGCGCTAGAAACGAACCGCCCACTACCGATTCTAGGCACGATTAACGCGTATACCGCGATGATGGCCGAGCGAGTCGGACATCAAGCGATTTATCTGTCGGGCGGCGGCGTGGCTAACGCTTCTTTCGGCTTGCCGGACTTGGGTATGACCAGTATGAACGACGTGGTGGAAGATGCGCATCGTATCTGCGGTGCTACTGATCTTCCGCTGCTGGTAGATATTGATACAGGCTGGGGCGGTGCTTTTAATATTTCGCGTACCGTTAAAGAGATGCAGCGCGCAGGCGTTGCTGCTGTTCACTTGGAAGACCAAGTAGCTCAGAAGCGCTGCGGCCATCGCCCGAATAAAGCCATTGTGTCCCAGCAGGAAATGGTTGACCGCATTAAGGCCGCAGCAGATGCCAAATTAGATCCTGATTTTTATCTGATTGCGCGTACCGACGCGTTCCAGAAAGAGGGCTTAGACGCTGCCATCGAGCGCGCTAATGCCTGCGTAGAAGCAGGGGCAGATGCGATCTTCGCCGAAGCCGTACACACGCTGGATGATTATCGTGCGTTCTGTTCGCGCGTAAATGCGCCAATTCTGGCCAATATCACTGAATTTGGTGCGACTCCGCTGTTCTCTCAGCAGGAGCTGGGTGAGGTGGGCTGTCGCATGGTGCTCTATCCGCTCTCCGCCTTCCGAGCCATGAATGCTGCCGCCTTAAAGGTGTATCAGAGCATTTTGGATAACGGTCATCAAAAAGAGGTGGTCGATACCATGCAGACCCGCGATGAGCTGTACGACTTTTTGAACTATCACGATTTTGAGCAAAAGCTCGACGCGCTATTTGCCGAGCAGAAAGACGCTGAATAG
- the prpC gene encoding bifunctional 2-methylcitrate synthase/citrate synthase: protein MADKPQNSAGLRGQSAGTTALCTVGKTGSGLTYRGFDIKELAEKAKFEEVAYLLLKGKLPNQAELDGYITKLKGLRGLPDALKSVLEQIPKDAHPMDVMRTGTSMLGNLETEESFDQQQDVSDRLLAVLPSIICYWYRFSHDGVRIDTETDDASVGGHFLHMLRGEPASELHARVMNVSLILYAEHEFNASTFTARVCASTLSDMHSCVTGAIGSLRGPLHGGANEAAMAMIENWASPEEAEREMLGMLERKEKIMGFGHAIYRESDPRNEIIKEWSQKLADDVGDSVLYPVSVRCEEVMWREKKLFCNADFFHASAYHFMDIPTKLFTPIFVMSRLTGWAAHVFEQRANNRIIRPSADYTGPEKSEWVPIEARD from the coding sequence ATGGCTGATAAACCGCAAAACAGCGCAGGACTCCGTGGACAAAGCGCTGGTACCACAGCGCTGTGTACGGTGGGTAAAACGGGTTCCGGATTAACCTACCGTGGTTTTGATATTAAAGAGTTGGCCGAGAAGGCAAAGTTTGAAGAAGTCGCGTATTTGTTACTGAAAGGCAAGCTGCCTAACCAAGCCGAGCTTGATGGCTACATCACCAAGCTAAAGGGGCTGCGTGGTTTGCCCGATGCCCTGAAATCCGTGCTGGAGCAAATTCCCAAAGATGCGCATCCGATGGATGTTATGCGCACCGGTACCTCCATGCTGGGTAACCTGGAAACTGAAGAGAGCTTTGACCAGCAGCAGGATGTTTCCGATCGCCTGTTAGCGGTGCTGCCTTCGATTATTTGCTACTGGTACCGTTTCAGCCACGACGGCGTTCGCATTGATACCGAAACTGACGATGCCTCTGTAGGCGGCCACTTCCTACATATGCTGCGCGGTGAGCCTGCTTCTGAGTTACATGCGCGGGTAATGAACGTATCGTTGATTCTATACGCCGAGCATGAGTTCAATGCCTCAACGTTTACGGCGCGGGTTTGCGCCTCGACGCTTTCTGACATGCACTCTTGTGTCACCGGTGCGATTGGTTCACTACGTGGCCCGCTGCACGGCGGTGCTAATGAAGCGGCCATGGCAATGATCGAGAACTGGGCATCGCCGGAAGAAGCCGAGCGCGAAATGCTCGGTATGCTTGAGCGCAAAGAGAAGATCATGGGCTTTGGCCATGCGATTTACCGCGAGTCTGACCCGCGTAATGAAATCATCAAAGAGTGGTCGCAGAAGCTTGCCGATGACGTAGGCGACAGCGTGCTTTACCCCGTTTCTGTGCGCTGTGAAGAAGTCATGTGGCGTGAGAAGAAACTATTCTGCAACGCGGACTTCTTCCATGCCAGTGCTTACCACTTCATGGATATTCCGACCAAGCTGTTTACGCCGATCTTCGTGATGTCCCGTTTGACAGGCTGGGCAGCCCACGTATTCGAGCAGCGCGCCAATAACCGCATTATTCGCCCCAGCGCCGACTACACTGGTCCTGAGAAGAGCGAGTGGGTGCCCATCGAAGCGCGTGACTAA
- the acnD gene encoding Fe/S-dependent 2-methylisocitrate dehydratase AcnD, protein MNTNYRKPLPGVTAEGAPVDFFDAQQAVEDIKPGAYATLPYTSRVLAEQLVRRCDPALLTDALKQLIERKQDLDFPWYPARVVCHDILGQTALVDLAGLRDAIAEKGGDPAKVNPVVPTQLIVDHSLAVEHAGFEEDAFEKNRQVEDRRNDDRFHFINWTKVAFENVDVIPPGNGIMHQINLEKMSPVVQCRPDEQGVRIAYPDTCVGTDSHTPMVDALGVISVGVGGLEAESVMLGRASMMRLPDIVGVELSGKLQPGITSTDMVLAITEFLRKERVVGAYLEFYGEGADALTVGDRATISNMTPEYGATAAMFYIDNQTIDYLKLTGREDEQVALVEAYAKHTGLWADSLKTAEYGRILRFDLSSVARTLAGPSNPHAHLPTSELAQRGIAIDLDKARADEQAGRMPDGAVIIAAITSCTNTSNPRNMVAAGLIARNANRLGLTRKPWVKSSLAPGSKTVKMYLEEAKLMDELETLGFGVVAYACTTCNGMSGALDPVIQKEIIDRDLYATAVLSGNRNFDGRIHPYAKQAFLASPPLVVAYAIAGTIRFDIEKDVLGTDHDGNPVTLKDIWPDDSEIDAIVKASVKPEQFRQTYIPMFDLDKSARTQVSPLYEWRPQSTYIRRPPYWEGNMAAERGLKGMRPLAILPDNITTDHLSPSNAIMLDSAAGEYLHKMGLPEEDFNSYATHRGDHLTAQRATLANPKLFNEMVHDEQGKVLQGSLARVEPEGTVTRMWEAIETYMARKQPLIIIAGADYGQGSSRDWAAKGVALAGVEAIVAEGFERIHRTNLIGMGVMPLQFEEGTTRKTLALDGTEVFDVEGAPQPGAKLTLIIHRQSGTTERVPVICRIDTAEEVTIYSAGGVLQRFAQDFLESTTA, encoded by the coding sequence ATGAACACGAATTATCGCAAGCCGCTGCCAGGCGTGACGGCAGAGGGTGCCCCGGTAGATTTCTTCGATGCGCAGCAAGCCGTTGAAGATATCAAGCCCGGCGCCTACGCGACGCTGCCCTATACTTCCAGGGTGTTGGCCGAGCAGCTGGTTCGCCGCTGCGACCCAGCGTTGCTAACCGATGCCCTAAAGCAGCTGATTGAACGTAAACAAGACTTGGATTTTCCTTGGTACCCAGCACGCGTTGTGTGTCATGACATCCTGGGGCAAACCGCGTTAGTCGACCTCGCTGGTCTACGGGATGCCATCGCTGAGAAGGGCGGTGACCCGGCGAAAGTGAATCCTGTGGTGCCTACGCAGCTGATCGTTGATCACTCATTGGCTGTTGAGCACGCAGGGTTCGAGGAAGACGCTTTCGAGAAAAACCGCCAGGTGGAAGATCGCCGTAACGATGACCGCTTCCATTTCATTAACTGGACCAAAGTGGCTTTTGAGAACGTCGATGTGATTCCACCGGGCAACGGCATTATGCACCAGATCAATCTGGAGAAAATGTCACCGGTGGTGCAGTGCCGCCCTGATGAACAAGGCGTGCGTATTGCTTACCCAGATACCTGCGTAGGCACCGATAGCCACACGCCAATGGTCGATGCGCTTGGCGTCATTTCCGTCGGTGTGGGCGGTCTTGAAGCCGAAAGCGTAATGCTGGGCCGTGCTTCGATGATGCGCCTGCCGGATATCGTCGGTGTAGAACTCTCCGGCAAACTGCAGCCGGGCATTACCAGCACCGATATGGTGTTGGCGATTACCGAGTTTCTTCGTAAAGAGCGCGTTGTAGGTGCCTACCTGGAGTTTTACGGTGAAGGTGCCGATGCGTTAACTGTTGGTGATCGGGCGACCATTTCCAACATGACGCCTGAGTACGGTGCTACGGCGGCGATGTTCTACATCGATAACCAAACCATTGATTACCTCAAGCTCACGGGGCGTGAGGATGAGCAGGTTGCTCTTGTCGAAGCCTATGCCAAGCACACAGGGTTGTGGGCCGATAGTTTAAAAACTGCCGAGTACGGGCGGATACTGCGCTTTGATCTTTCTAGCGTTGCTCGCACCTTGGCAGGGCCTTCCAACCCCCATGCGCATTTGCCTACCTCGGAGCTAGCCCAGCGCGGTATCGCGATCGACCTGGATAAAGCGCGGGCCGACGAGCAAGCGGGCAGAATGCCGGATGGCGCAGTCATCATCGCCGCCATTACCAGCTGCACGAATACCTCTAACCCGCGCAACATGGTAGCAGCTGGCTTAATTGCTCGTAATGCTAACCGCTTGGGGTTAACCCGCAAACCATGGGTTAAGTCGTCGCTAGCGCCGGGGTCAAAAACTGTCAAGATGTATCTGGAAGAAGCCAAGCTGATGGATGAGCTGGAAACACTTGGCTTTGGTGTCGTGGCATACGCCTGTACAACCTGTAACGGTATGTCCGGGGCGTTAGATCCGGTGATCCAGAAAGAGATTATCGATCGTGATCTATATGCCACAGCGGTACTTTCCGGTAACCGTAACTTTGACGGGCGCATTCACCCCTATGCTAAGCAGGCATTTTTGGCATCGCCGCCATTAGTGGTTGCCTACGCGATTGCGGGCACTATTCGCTTTGATATTGAGAAAGACGTGCTGGGTACTGACCATGACGGTAACCCCGTCACGCTGAAAGATATATGGCCCGACGATAGTGAAATCGATGCGATTGTGAAGGCATCAGTGAAGCCAGAACAGTTCCGTCAAACCTATATCCCAATGTTTGACCTCGACAAGAGTGCCCGCACTCAAGTGAGCCCGCTTTATGAATGGCGGCCCCAGAGCACCTATATTCGTCGCCCGCCCTACTGGGAAGGCAATATGGCTGCCGAACGTGGTTTGAAAGGTATGCGTCCGTTGGCGATTTTGCCGGACAATATCACCACAGATCATTTGTCGCCCTCTAACGCAATCATGCTAGACAGCGCGGCAGGTGAGTACCTGCATAAGATGGGCCTGCCTGAAGAGGACTTTAACTCCTACGCCACCCACCGCGGCGACCATTTAACCGCCCAGCGGGCGACATTGGCCAACCCCAAGCTGTTCAATGAAATGGTGCACGACGAGCAGGGCAAAGTGCTGCAGGGGTCGTTGGCACGTGTTGAGCCAGAAGGCACCGTGACGCGGATGTGGGAAGCCATTGAAACCTATATGGCACGTAAACAGCCGCTGATTATTATTGCCGGTGCGGATTATGGTCAGGGTTCCTCGCGTGACTGGGCGGCGAAAGGCGTTGCCCTGGCGGGTGTTGAAGCCATTGTGGCTGAAGGCTTTGAGCGTATTCACCGTACCAATTTAATTGGTATGGGGGTGATGCCGCTGCAGTTTGAAGAGGGCACCACACGTAAAACCTTGGCGCTGGACGGTACGGAAGTCTTCGACGTAGAAGGTGCCCCGCAGCCGGGAGCTAAGCTGACGCTGATTATTCATCGCCAGAGCGGTACGACTGAGCGAGTGCCGGTGATTTGCCGCATTGATACCGCCGAAGAGGTCACAATTTACTCTGCTGGCGGGGTGTTGCAGCGTTTCGCCCAGGACTTTCTTGAGTCCACCACGGCGTAG
- the pabB gene encoding aminodeoxychorismate synthase component I, whose protein sequence is MTSALTIKALPYSPDPLETFAHLRKRHGAVLLDSGRPSANGRYDIMSSDPLATLEVMPDGQTNFTSAQLELPSALTGDMTAQQQWMLEQLPSADLSSELPFLGGLIGYWSYDLGRNNLAIPSRHPSVTNLPLARLGLYDWCITFDHEMQTSWLIASTRRQQQVLQWLAHPPASLDKNFQLISPFQGELSQADYTERFNAVQRYIRAGDCYQINLAQRFTARYEGDEWQAYLRLRKATPTPFSGFMAWGNQAVLSLSPERFIQCRDGLVETRPIKGTRPRGKSSEEDIALAEQLLSSTKDRAENVMIVDLLRNDLGRVCAPGSIRVPQLCQLESYPNVHHLVSVVQGQLAKHRSPLSLLTAAFPGGSITGAPKIRAMQIIDELEPCQRSVYCGSLGYIDKRGSMDTSIAIRTMVADAGKLHVWGGGGLVADSKADEEYTETLDKICHLIGALE, encoded by the coding sequence ATGACATCGGCGTTGACCATTAAAGCCCTACCCTACTCTCCTGATCCACTGGAGACCTTTGCTCACCTGCGAAAACGTCATGGTGCAGTGTTACTTGATAGCGGCCGCCCATCAGCGAACGGGCGCTACGACATCATGAGTAGTGACCCACTAGCCACGCTAGAAGTCATGCCTGACGGCCAAACCAACTTCACGTCAGCGCAGCTTGAACTTCCGTCGGCACTTACTGGAGATATGACCGCCCAGCAGCAATGGATGCTTGAGCAGCTACCCAGCGCAGATTTATCTAGCGAGCTACCGTTTTTGGGCGGCCTGATTGGCTACTGGAGTTACGATCTAGGGCGCAATAATCTGGCGATTCCCAGCCGCCACCCCAGTGTTACTAATCTACCTTTAGCTCGTCTGGGGCTTTACGACTGGTGCATTACCTTTGATCACGAAATGCAGACTTCATGGCTCATCGCGTCAACGAGGCGCCAACAGCAAGTTCTGCAGTGGCTTGCTCACCCACCTGCCAGCCTTGATAAAAACTTTCAATTAATCAGCCCCTTCCAGGGTGAGCTTAGCCAAGCGGATTACACCGAACGTTTTAATGCTGTTCAGCGCTACATTCGCGCTGGCGATTGCTATCAAATCAATCTTGCTCAGCGGTTTACAGCGCGCTACGAAGGCGATGAATGGCAGGCTTATCTACGCTTACGCAAGGCAACGCCGACGCCCTTCTCGGGCTTCATGGCATGGGGAAACCAAGCAGTGCTCTCACTTTCCCCAGAACGCTTTATCCAGTGTAGAGACGGGCTGGTAGAAACGCGTCCAATCAAAGGCACAAGGCCAAGGGGTAAGTCGTCGGAAGAGGATATCGCCCTAGCAGAACAGCTATTAAGCAGCACCAAAGATCGCGCGGAAAATGTCATGATTGTGGATTTGCTACGCAATGACTTAGGCCGAGTATGCGCGCCAGGATCTATTCGTGTACCACAGTTATGTCAGTTAGAGAGCTACCCCAACGTGCATCATTTGGTAAGCGTTGTTCAAGGCCAGCTTGCTAAGCACCGTTCGCCATTGTCTTTGCTGACAGCAGCGTTTCCTGGCGGTTCTATTACTGGCGCGCCAAAAATACGTGCCATGCAAATTATCGACGAGCTAGAGCCTTGCCAGCGCAGTGTCTATTGCGGAAGCCTAGGCTACATCGATAAACGGGGCAGCATGGACACATCGATTGCGATACGCACCATGGTGGCAGATGCAGGCAAGCTGCATGTTTGGGGCGGAGGTGGATTAGTAGCCGACTCTAAGGCAGACGAGGAATACACGGAAACACTGGATAAAATCTGTCATCTCATTGGCGCTTTGGAATAA